One region of Streptomyces subrutilus genomic DNA includes:
- the cobF gene encoding precorrin-6A synthase (deacetylating), whose product MKKFSVIGIGAGDPDHLTLQAVRAIGAADAFLILEKGEEKADLTGLRRAMLDEHARPGHRLVEGRDPDRDRTPADYAPTVDGWRSARAEIFERFIAEDLAEGETGAFLVWGDPSLYDSTLAILDEVQERGRVAFEHEVVPGISSVSALLARHRTNLNRVGRPVQITTGRRLAEGWPDGVDDVVVMLDARHAFTAHLDQDLFIYWGAYVGTPDEILVSGKLADVAGRIEELRTEARARKGWIMDTYLLRRG is encoded by the coding sequence GTGAAGAAGTTCTCAGTGATCGGCATAGGCGCGGGCGACCCGGACCATCTGACCCTCCAGGCGGTCAGGGCGATCGGCGCGGCGGACGCATTCCTCATCCTGGAGAAGGGCGAGGAGAAGGCGGATCTGACCGGGCTGCGGCGCGCGATGCTCGACGAGCACGCCCGCCCCGGCCACCGGCTGGTGGAGGGCCGCGACCCGGACCGGGACCGCACCCCGGCCGACTACGCGCCGACGGTGGACGGCTGGCGCAGCGCGCGGGCCGAGATCTTCGAGCGGTTCATCGCGGAGGACCTGGCGGAGGGCGAGACCGGGGCGTTCCTGGTGTGGGGAGACCCCTCGCTGTACGACTCCACGCTCGCGATCCTCGACGAGGTGCAGGAGCGGGGCCGGGTGGCCTTCGAGCACGAGGTGGTCCCGGGCATCAGCAGTGTCTCGGCGCTGCTGGCGCGGCACCGGACCAACCTGAACCGGGTCGGTCGGCCGGTCCAGATCACCACCGGGCGGCGGCTGGCCGAGGGCTGGCCGGACGGCGTGGACGACGTGGTGGTGATGCTGGACGCGCGGCACGCCTTCACCGCCCACCTGGACCAGGACCTGTTCATCTACTGGGGGGCCTATGTCGGCACCCCGGACGAGATCCTGGTCTCCGGGAAACTCGCGGACGTCGCCGGGCGGATCGAGGAGCTGCGCACCGAGGCCCGGGCCCGCAAGGGATGGATCATGGACACGTACCTGCTCCGGCGCGGCTGA
- a CDS encoding (Fe-S)-binding protein encodes MRAALFVTCVNDALYPRTGIAVVRLLERLGVTVDFPAAQTCCGQPQYNTGYRHEAEPLVRRTAEAFAGHPYVVTPSGSCAAMIREHYPRIGRRAAAEGRGGELAALARELAPRVYELTEFLVDVLGVTDVGAYFPHTVTYHPSCHGLRGLGLGDRPRRLLTAVRGLELVELPGAEECCGFGGTFAVKNPDVSAAMGTDKTAAAAATGARVLCGADNSCLAHLDGLLRRARSPLRTLHLAEILAATEEEPLS; translated from the coding sequence ATGCGAGCCGCCCTGTTCGTCACCTGCGTCAACGACGCGCTCTACCCGCGCACGGGCATCGCCGTCGTACGCCTCCTGGAGCGGCTCGGCGTCACCGTGGACTTCCCGGCGGCCCAGACCTGCTGCGGGCAGCCGCAGTACAACACCGGCTACCGGCACGAGGCCGAACCGCTGGTGCGGCGCACGGCCGAGGCCTTCGCCGGGCACCCGTACGTGGTCACCCCCTCCGGTTCCTGCGCCGCGATGATCCGCGAGCACTACCCGCGCATCGGCCGGCGGGCGGCGGCCGAGGGGCGCGGCGGAGAGCTCGCCGCGCTCGCGCGGGAGCTGGCGCCGCGCGTGTACGAGCTGACCGAGTTCCTGGTCGACGTGCTCGGCGTGACCGACGTCGGCGCGTACTTCCCGCACACCGTCACCTACCACCCCTCCTGCCACGGACTGCGCGGTCTCGGGCTGGGTGACCGGCCGCGCCGCCTGCTGACCGCCGTCAGGGGCCTGGAGCTGGTCGAGCTGCCCGGCGCCGAGGAGTGCTGCGGCTTCGGGGGCACCTTCGCCGTCAAGAACCCCGACGTCTCGGCCGCCATGGGCACCGACAAGACCGCCGCCGCGGCCGCCACCGGCGCCCGGGTGCTGTGCGGCGCCGACAACTCCTGCCTGGCCCACCTCGACGGCCTGCTGCGTCGGGCCCGGTCCCCGCTGCGGACCCTGCACCTCGCCGAGATCCTGGCCGCCACCGAGGAGGAACCCCTGTCATGA
- a CDS encoding lactate utilization protein B, with the protein MSGTYLGMPAFPEAAREAVRDGVLRANLRHATHTIRGKRALAVAELADWDRLRAAGRAVKDHTLRHLDRYLLQLEAAVTAAGGTVHWAADAEEANRIVTELVLATGERELVKVKSMATQEIGLNEALQAAGITAYETDLAELIVQLGHDRPSHILVPAIHRNRGEIRDIFRTEMGRWGRPAPEPLGDDPRELAEAARLHLREKFLRAEVAVSGANFMVAETGTMVVLESEGNGRMCLTLPETLISVVGVEKVVPTFRDLEIFLQTLPRSSTAERMNPYTTMWTGTTDGDGPSAFHLVLLDNGRTDTLADPVGRQALRCIRCSACLNVCPVYERAGGHAYGSVYPGPIGAILSPQLRGTADAIDASLPYASTLCGACYEVCPVAIDIPEVLLHLRERVAQGGPVTRDGIRVRIRPAHGHTAERAAMRAARLLLGHPGALRAGERLLARARRLRPRRLPGPGRAWTDSRELPAVPAESFRDWWAREREACR; encoded by the coding sequence ATGAGCGGCACGTACCTCGGCATGCCCGCGTTCCCCGAGGCGGCCCGCGAAGCCGTACGGGACGGCGTGCTGCGGGCCAACCTCCGCCACGCCACCCACACCATCCGCGGCAAACGGGCCCTGGCGGTCGCCGAACTGGCGGACTGGGACCGGCTGCGCGCCGCCGGCCGGGCGGTCAAGGACCACACCCTGCGCCACCTCGACCGCTACCTCCTCCAGCTGGAGGCCGCCGTGACCGCAGCGGGCGGCACGGTCCACTGGGCGGCCGACGCCGAGGAGGCCAACCGGATCGTGACGGAGCTGGTGCTCGCCACCGGCGAGCGGGAGCTGGTCAAGGTCAAGTCCATGGCCACCCAGGAGATCGGGCTGAACGAGGCGCTCCAGGCCGCCGGGATCACCGCGTACGAGACCGATCTCGCCGAGCTCATCGTCCAGCTCGGCCATGACCGGCCCTCGCACATCCTGGTCCCGGCGATCCACCGCAACCGCGGCGAGATCCGCGACATCTTCCGCACCGAGATGGGCCGTTGGGGACGCCCGGCCCCCGAACCGCTCGGCGACGACCCCCGCGAACTCGCCGAGGCGGCCCGCCTGCACCTGCGGGAGAAGTTCCTGCGGGCCGAAGTCGCCGTGTCCGGAGCCAATTTCATGGTCGCCGAGACCGGCACCATGGTCGTCCTCGAATCCGAGGGCAACGGCCGGATGTGCCTGACCCTGCCCGAAACCCTCATCTCCGTCGTCGGCGTGGAGAAGGTCGTCCCGACCTTCCGCGACCTGGAGATCTTCCTGCAGACGCTGCCCCGCTCCTCGACGGCCGAGCGGATGAACCCCTACACGACGATGTGGACCGGCACCACGGACGGTGACGGACCCTCCGCCTTCCACCTCGTCCTGCTCGACAACGGACGCACCGACACCCTCGCCGACCCAGTGGGCCGCCAGGCCCTGCGGTGCATCCGCTGCTCCGCCTGCCTCAACGTCTGCCCGGTCTACGAACGCGCCGGCGGCCACGCCTACGGGTCCGTCTACCCGGGCCCCATCGGCGCCATCCTCAGCCCCCAACTGCGCGGCACCGCCGACGCGATCGACGCCTCGCTGCCCTACGCCTCCACCCTGTGCGGCGCCTGCTACGAGGTCTGCCCCGTCGCCATCGACATCCCCGAGGTCCTCCTCCACCTGCGCGAACGGGTGGCCCAGGGCGGCCCCGTGACCCGCGACGGCATCCGCGTACGGATCCGCCCGGCGCACGGCCACACCGCCGAACGGGCCGCCATGCGGGCCGCCCGGCTGCTGCTGGGCCACCCGGGGGCCCTGCGCGCGGGCGAACGCCTGCTGGCCCGCGCCCGCCGGCTGCGCCCGCGCCGGCTGCCGGGCCCCGGGCGGGCCTGGACCGACAGCCGCGAACTGCCCGCCGTCCCCGCTGAGTCCTTCCGCGACTGGTGGGCCCGGGAACGGGAGGCCTGCCGATGA
- a CDS encoding LutC/YkgG family protein — MSSRDRILARVRRAVGERGPEPEIPRDYLRVHGVRTPAESTDLLAAHLAEYRAKVHRTDEDGLPPLLTRLLAERGCETVLVPPALPPHWLAAAAGPVRIHDRAASTPSELDRVDSVVTGCALAVAETGTIVLDGGPDQGRRRITLIPDHHICVVRVPDQVVDSVPQALERLDPVRPLTWISGPSATSDIELDRVEGVHGPRTLEVVLLGAQ; from the coding sequence ATGAGCAGCAGGGACCGCATCCTGGCCCGCGTCCGGCGGGCGGTGGGAGAGCGCGGGCCGGAACCGGAGATCCCCCGCGACTACCTGCGCGTCCACGGCGTCCGCACGCCCGCCGAGAGCACCGACCTGCTCGCCGCCCACCTCGCCGAGTACCGGGCGAAGGTCCACCGCACCGACGAGGACGGACTGCCGCCGCTGCTGACGCGGCTCCTCGCCGAGCGCGGCTGTGAGACGGTCCTCGTACCGCCCGCCCTGCCCCCGCACTGGCTGGCGGCGGCGGCGGGCCCGGTCCGGATCCACGACCGCGCCGCATCCACCCCCTCCGAACTCGACCGCGTGGACAGCGTCGTGACCGGCTGCGCCCTGGCCGTCGCCGAGACCGGCACGATCGTCCTCGACGGCGGCCCCGACCAGGGCCGGCGCCGCATCACCCTGATCCCGGACCACCACATCTGCGTGGTCCGCGTGCCGGATCAGGTGGTGGACTCCGTACCGCAGGCGCTCGAACGCCTCGACCCGGTACGCCCGCTGACCTGGATCTCCGGCCCCTCGGCCACCAGCGACATCGAACTCGACCGGGTGGAGGGCGTACACGGCCCCCGCACCCTGGAGGTGGTCCTGCTCGGCGCACAATGA
- a CDS encoding DUF309 domain-containing protein encodes MNATDENRDRDKARDRDAEGRARSARPRDGLGRPLPYGAAGVERQPEGVVRSPAETVAQAQRLLDAGMPFHAHEVFEDAWKSGPEEAAPLWRGLAQLAVGLTHAARGNAVGGARLLRRGAEALAGRGDAYGIDVAGLVVWARALAGRVAAGEPVDAAAEAPALAGRRGAPGG; translated from the coding sequence GTGAACGCAACGGACGAGAACCGGGACAGGGACAAGGCCAGGGACAGGGACGCCGAGGGGCGGGCGCGCAGCGCACGGCCCCGGGACGGCCTGGGGCGGCCGCTGCCCTACGGGGCGGCCGGGGTGGAGCGGCAGCCCGAGGGGGTGGTGCGCTCGCCCGCGGAGACGGTCGCGCAGGCGCAGCGGCTGCTGGACGCCGGGATGCCCTTCCACGCGCACGAGGTGTTCGAGGACGCCTGGAAGTCGGGCCCGGAGGAGGCGGCCCCGCTCTGGCGCGGCCTCGCGCAACTGGCGGTCGGCCTGACGCACGCGGCGCGCGGCAACGCGGTCGGCGGGGCGCGGCTGCTGCGCCGCGGGGCCGAGGCCCTGGCCGGGCGGGGGGACGCGTACGGGATCGACGTGGCGGGGCTGGTCGTATGGGCCCGGGCCCTGGCGGGGCGGGTGGCGGCCGGGGAGCCCGTGGACGCGGCGGCCGAGGCCCCCGCGCTGGCCGGCCGCCGGGGCGCCCCCGGCGGCTAG